One Endozoicomonas gorgoniicola DNA window includes the following coding sequences:
- a CDS encoding acyl-CoA thioesterase: MYPLIRLLTSSIKARFSSPISINDLCETTFRCRPWDLDMFMEVNNGRMLTLYDIGRFDLSIRTGLSEVLRRNRWGFAVAGSSVRYRRRVRMFDRVTIRTQLVGIDDRWTYVAQSMWVKGQPASSVLLRTAVTSKSGSVPTHKVLDEMGLEQWETELPEWVSSWVAGDTLRPWPPEP; this comes from the coding sequence ATGTACCCTCTTATACGTCTATTGACGTCCAGCATTAAAGCCAGATTTTCTTCACCCATTTCTATCAATGATCTCTGTGAGACCACCTTTCGCTGTCGTCCGTGGGATCTGGATATGTTTATGGAGGTCAATAATGGACGGATGCTGACTTTATATGATATTGGCCGGTTCGATCTGTCTATTCGCACAGGTCTGTCTGAGGTCTTGCGACGCAACCGCTGGGGCTTTGCGGTGGCGGGCAGCTCAGTGCGTTACCGCCGACGGGTCAGAATGTTTGACCGGGTCACCATACGGACTCAGCTGGTTGGGATAGATGACCGATGGACTTACGTTGCCCAGTCTATGTGGGTTAAGGGACAACCAGCTTCGTCAGTCTTGCTGCGAACAGCGGTGACCAGTAAAAGCGGGAGTGTTCCAACTCATAAGGTTCTGGATGAAATGGGGCTGGAGCAGTGGGAGACAGAATTGCCTGAATGGGTCAGCTCCTGGGTTGCAGGGGACACGCTGCGGCCCTGGCCACCAGAGCCTTAA
- a CDS encoding glycosyltransferase family 2 protein — protein sequence MTDNTSFSLSCVVPVFNEGPVIAEFLEALQPRLQEITPNYEIIVVDDGSQDNTVQLVENYCDGQHIKLIELSRNFGKETALTAGIDAAESDAVILIDADFQHPLDMLQVFVDHWRQGYQMVYGVRQSRHSESYLKKKGAQFFYQIMHHSTGINVPAHAGDFRLMDRVVVEALKSMPERNRFMKGIYAWVGYKTIGLPFEVQDRKAGESGWGFAKLASLAISGITAFTTLPLRIVGGLGLLISMVSMLYAFFIIFKTLFLGAPLPGWPTVVVAITFIGGIQLLSLWVLGEYISGIFNEVKQRPKYLIQRQLGFNKKQ from the coding sequence ATGACCGACAACACTTCCTTCAGCCTGAGCTGCGTCGTCCCCGTTTTTAACGAAGGACCGGTCATTGCAGAGTTTCTTGAGGCTTTGCAGCCGCGTCTGCAGGAAATCACGCCAAACTATGAAATCATCGTGGTGGATGATGGCAGTCAGGATAACACCGTTCAGCTGGTAGAAAACTACTGCGACGGCCAGCATATCAAACTGATTGAACTGTCCCGGAACTTTGGCAAGGAAACCGCTCTGACGGCAGGTATTGACGCTGCGGAGAGTGATGCGGTTATTCTGATTGATGCTGACTTCCAGCACCCGCTGGATATGCTGCAGGTTTTTGTCGATCACTGGCGTCAGGGCTATCAGATGGTTTATGGCGTACGTCAAAGCCGTCACAGTGAATCTTACCTTAAGAAAAAAGGCGCTCAGTTTTTCTATCAGATAATGCACCATAGTACAGGTATTAATGTACCTGCCCACGCCGGTGACTTCCGCCTGATGGATCGGGTGGTGGTTGAAGCACTCAAATCCATGCCTGAACGCAACCGTTTTATGAAAGGTATCTACGCCTGGGTTGGCTATAAAACCATAGGACTGCCGTTTGAGGTTCAGGATCGAAAGGCGGGAGAATCCGGCTGGGGCTTTGCGAAACTGGCCAGTCTGGCTATTTCGGGCATTACGGCGTTTACCACCCTGCCCCTGCGTATTGTCGGCGGACTGGGGCTGCTGATTTCCATGGTTTCGATGCTTTATGCCTTTTTCATCATATTTAAAACCCTGTTCCTCGGTGCACCTTTGCCTGGCTGGCCAACGGTTGTTGTTGCCATTACCTTTATCGGAGGCATACAGTTATTGTCTCTCTGGGTGCTGGGTGAATACATCTCGGGGATATTTAACGAAGTCAAACAAAGACCGAAATACCTGATTCAACGCCAGCTCGGTTTTAATAAAAAACAGTAA
- a CDS encoding GtrA family protein, translating to MQIIKFIAVGGLAALVHLSSLWLMVNFLALDPVIANALAFIGAFIVSFTGQSLWTFNHKSHDHNTALRYLMIQLLCSFILNQALYTLLVLYTPLHYMAASFIVLITIPVITFTLSKYWAFR from the coding sequence ATGCAAATTATCAAATTCATCGCGGTGGGTGGACTGGCAGCGCTGGTCCACCTTTCTTCTCTGTGGCTGATGGTTAACTTTCTCGCCCTTGATCCTGTTATCGCCAATGCCCTGGCCTTTATTGGTGCCTTTATTGTCAGTTTTACAGGCCAGAGCCTGTGGACATTTAATCACAAGTCCCATGACCACAATACAGCCCTGCGGTACTTGATGATCCAGTTGCTTTGCAGCTTTATCCTTAACCAGGCGTTGTACACATTGCTGGTGCTGTATACACCTCTGCATTATATGGCAGCCAGTTTTATTGTCCTGATTACGATTCCTGTCATCACCTTTACTCTCAGCAAATATTGGGCATTCCGATGA
- a CDS encoding ChbG/HpnK family deacetylase produces the protein MKQVTLCADDYGMHPRVSGAIVELIQQQRIQATSCLVTSPFWQASARSIAGIRAQADIGLHLNFTEGSGLSSTFANGLPGLGKMLAISQLRLLNSANLTEEIKAQFEAFTSATGFFPDFLDGHQHVHHLPQVRDALLKVLADYSLPDSFWVRSVHPMCSNTSNIKTRVIVHSGARAFRRQLQTHRIHHNQAFAGVYSLGPNQPFRHYMKHWLSHLKNSGLIMCHPALPAASNTIDHAEARLQEYSYLKSADFVSDCTANTVKLVRLSESAA, from the coding sequence ATGAAACAAGTGACCCTGTGCGCTGATGATTATGGTATGCACCCCCGGGTGTCGGGAGCGATTGTCGAGCTGATTCAACAGCAACGAATTCAGGCCACCAGCTGTCTGGTGACATCCCCGTTCTGGCAAGCGTCAGCCCGGTCCATTGCCGGCATCCGGGCTCAGGCTGATATTGGTCTGCACCTTAACTTTACCGAGGGCAGCGGGCTCAGCAGTACGTTCGCTAACGGCCTTCCCGGCCTTGGTAAAATGCTGGCAATTAGCCAGTTAAGACTTCTGAACTCAGCGAACCTGACCGAAGAAATCAAAGCGCAGTTTGAAGCCTTTACATCAGCCACGGGTTTTTTCCCCGACTTCCTGGATGGTCATCAACATGTACACCACCTGCCACAGGTTCGTGACGCTCTGTTAAAGGTTCTTGCCGATTATTCACTGCCGGACAGTTTCTGGGTTCGCAGTGTTCACCCAATGTGTTCCAACACCTCAAACATAAAAACCCGGGTGATTGTACACAGTGGTGCCAGAGCCTTTCGCAGGCAACTGCAAACCCACCGGATTCATCACAATCAGGCATTTGCCGGTGTCTATTCATTAGGTCCGAACCAGCCGTTCCGGCACTATATGAAACACTGGCTGAGCCATTTAAAAAACTCCGGGCTGATAATGTGCCACCCTGCACTACCGGCAGCCTCCAATACGATTGACCACGCAGAAGCCAGACTTCAGGAATACAGCTACCTCAAAAGCGCCGACTTTGTTTCTGACTGCACTGCAAACACAGTTAAACTCGTAAGGCTTTCTGAAAGCGCTGCCTAA